One genomic region from Acidobacteriota bacterium encodes:
- the hpnJ gene encoding hopanoid biosynthesis associated radical SAM protein HpnJ — protein sequence MNVLRTLFLNPPSFENFDGGASSRWPATREIESYWYPVWLAYPAGLLEGSRLLDAPPHHVSGAETIEIGKQYDFLVLFTSTPGWKGDHALATAMKAANPKLKIAFVGPPVTTEPNRALNECPVIDFVVRREFDYAVVEFAQGKPLNEILGISYRDANGKIVHTADRPSVEDLDALPHVTDIYKRDLDVTKYNVPFLLYPFVSLYSTRGCPAQCTFCLWPQTLSGHPWRQRSVEDVAAEMAKAKQLWPDVREFFFDDDTFNLQKARTIKLCAELKKIKGLTWSCTSRVTTDYETLKAMKEAGCRLLIVGYESGDQQILKNIKKGATVERALAFSKDCKKLGLVVHGDFILGLPGETKETIRKTIDFAKEIDAETIQVSIAHAYPGTELYDWADKNDFIVKGANMVDEGGHQLVMLQYPGLPREYVMEMVNKFYDEYYFRPRAVFRIVRKAVFNNVERKRLYKEAKAFLKLRAARMKLSKTQTDEAAQKAAAAEA from the coding sequence GATGGGGGCGCCAGCTCGCGCTGGCCTGCTACCCGTGAGATCGAAAGCTACTGGTACCCGGTGTGGCTCGCCTATCCGGCAGGGTTGCTGGAGGGGTCGCGGCTATTGGACGCGCCGCCGCACCACGTCTCGGGGGCCGAGACCATCGAGATCGGCAAGCAGTACGACTTCCTCGTGCTCTTCACCTCGACCCCGGGCTGGAAGGGCGACCACGCCCTGGCCACGGCGATGAAGGCCGCGAATCCGAAGCTGAAGATCGCTTTCGTGGGGCCGCCGGTAACGACGGAGCCCAACCGGGCGTTGAATGAGTGTCCGGTGATCGACTTCGTGGTGCGCCGCGAGTTCGACTACGCGGTGGTGGAGTTCGCCCAGGGCAAGCCGCTGAACGAGATCCTCGGCATCAGCTACCGCGACGCGAATGGCAAGATCGTGCACACCGCCGACCGCCCGTCGGTCGAGGACCTGGACGCGCTGCCGCACGTGACGGACATCTACAAGCGCGATCTCGACGTCACCAAGTACAACGTGCCGTTCCTGCTCTATCCGTTCGTCTCGCTATACTCCACGCGCGGCTGCCCGGCGCAGTGCACCTTCTGCTTGTGGCCGCAGACGCTGAGTGGCCATCCCTGGCGCCAGCGCTCGGTAGAAGACGTTGCCGCGGAGATGGCCAAAGCGAAACAGCTCTGGCCCGACGTGCGCGAATTCTTCTTCGACGACGATACCTTCAATCTTCAGAAAGCCCGCACCATCAAGCTCTGCGCCGAGCTGAAGAAGATCAAGGGGCTCACCTGGAGCTGCACCTCGCGCGTGACCACCGACTACGAGACGCTCAAGGCGATGAAGGAAGCGGGCTGCCGCCTGCTCATCGTGGGATACGAATCGGGCGACCAGCAGATCCTGAAGAACATCAAGAAGGGCGCGACGGTGGAGCGCGCGCTGGCATTCTCCAAAGACTGCAAGAAGCTGGGACTCGTGGTCCACGGCGACTTCATCCTCGGATTGCCGGGCGAAACCAAAGAGACCATCCGCAAGACCATCGACTTCGCCAAGGAGATCGACGCGGAGACCATCCAGGTATCGATCGCGCACGCGTATCCCGGCACCGAACTTTACGATTGGGCCGACAAGAACGACTTCATCGTGAAGGGCGCGAACATGGTGGATGAAGGCGGCCACCAGCTCGTGATGCTGCAGTATCCCGGCCTGCCGCGCGAGTACGTGATGGAGATGGTCAACAAGTTCTACGACGAATACTACTTCCGTCCGAGGGCGGTCTTCCGCATCGTGCGCAAGGCGGTGTTCAACAACGTGGAGCGCAAGCGCCTGTACAAGGAAGCTAAGGCGTTCCTCAAGCTGCGCGCCGCGCGCATGAAGCTCTCGAAGACGCAGACCGACGAAGCCGCACAGAAGGCCGCGGCCGCCGAAGCCTAA